One part of the Sulfolobus tengchongensis genome encodes these proteins:
- a CDS encoding DMT family transporter yields MQRVILSFVKWIFPLSIFWGFAFPLTKIITYSVSPMVISVVRIGVASIFFLILGKGLSIGVRQFVNGLLNFAFFLILLNVGITLSPNPGLVAVMIYTQPIFVLIIERILGSNINIKGTIGIVLGVIGVISSATLSFDIGLIFGLSAGILWAGGTVYYSRYLARENVAKLNAFMTLTSLPFVSAFIPFDYYFRFSLITLALLLLLAITAQILGFYFWFNGVREIGSIYASSGALLVPVMAYLFSFAVLGVVPTLPQIIGSIITLIGVYLTITSRGGPNKR; encoded by the coding sequence ATGCAGAGGGTTATTCTATCATTTGTAAAGTGGATATTTCCATTATCGATATTCTGGGGTTTCGCATTTCCCCTAACTAAGATAATTACTTACTCCGTATCGCCGATGGTTATTAGCGTGGTTAGAATTGGAGTGGCTTCAATTTTCTTCTTAATACTAGGAAAGGGATTATCCATAGGAGTAAGGCAATTCGTTAATGGCTTGCTTAATTTTGCGTTCTTTCTAATTTTATTAAATGTGGGCATCACTCTATCCCCAAATCCCGGTCTAGTCGCGGTTATGATATATACACAACCAATTTTCGTCCTTATAATAGAGAGAATATTGGGTTCCAATATTAACATTAAGGGAACTATTGGTATTGTACTGGGAGTTATTGGCGTAATATCTTCAGCAACTTTATCGTTTGATATTGGACTGATTTTCGGTTTGTCAGCTGGAATATTATGGGCTGGAGGAACAGTATACTATTCCAGATACTTGGCTAGAGAAAACGTAGCTAAGCTGAATGCGTTTATGACGCTTACTTCACTTCCCTTTGTTTCAGCTTTTATACCCTTCGATTACTACTTTAGATTTAGTTTGATCACGTTAGCTTTACTTCTATTATTAGCAATTACGGCGCAAATCTTAGGGTTTTATTTTTGGTTTAACGGAGTAAGGGAAATTGGAAGTATTTACGCTAGTTCTGGAGCACTCTTAGTGCCAGTTATGGCTTACCTTTTTAGTTTTGCAGTTTTAGGAGTTGTACCTACATTACCACAAATAATTGGATCGATTATAACATTAATAGGAGTTTATCTAACCATAACAAGTAGGGGAGGACCTAATAAGAGGTGA
- a CDS encoding TM1812 family CRISPR-associated protein: MIYIATWGDPLGWSTDAKYVCEDSKVTEGFSGIFCYEKFDRVIIITLDSILTPIGKDKPKNTKAYNCIKQINVSEIKDYDTWKTKTEEYIKCIISNYIPDVIVLPAIGKYGDFTYGKYKNTWIRPEHLKIILAYELYKKLKEIRENEEVILDTTHGVNYVGALTLLTLQKLSTLLKFRLTVINFIPTVMFKEYSFTEVYRIKPSVFDYDSIDEKNIGKDRVKKAIILSLKRNSVLMLAYLCDSVSLSGYEFKPVIEGNEIKLVNDLNVKKEDEAWADIISDYLCKKVRSKGEKKRYLSSLRDLAKEIYGNSAFAVITDKELNDLWSIARNNLGFNEEKLYKDIRMKDQNSEDTETKKEKEEKDVTIRNFIAHAGLLKDIVKVKKVSDKELEISYDANSENIKTLSEILDVELNELLNRN, from the coding sequence ATGATTTATATAGCCACCTGGGGAGATCCCTTAGGTTGGAGCACTGACGCAAAGTATGTCTGTGAGGATTCAAAAGTAACAGAAGGTTTTTCTGGTATTTTCTGTTATGAAAAATTTGATAGAGTTATAATTATAACGTTAGATTCTATATTAACGCCAATAGGGAAAGATAAACCTAAAAACACTAAAGCCTATAATTGTATAAAGCAAATTAACGTTAGTGAAATCAAAGATTATGATACTTGGAAAACTAAAACTGAGGAATATATAAAGTGCATTATCTCAAACTATATTCCAGATGTCATTGTCTTACCTGCAATAGGAAAATACGGTGATTTCACTTACGGGAAATATAAAAATACGTGGATTAGGCCAGAGCACTTGAAAATAATTCTAGCTTATGAATTATACAAAAAGTTAAAAGAGATAAGGGAAAATGAAGAAGTAATATTAGATACAACTCATGGCGTAAATTACGTTGGAGCTTTAACACTTTTAACGTTACAGAAACTTTCAACTTTGCTAAAGTTTAGACTAACTGTTATTAATTTCATACCTACAGTGATGTTTAAGGAATATTCGTTTACGGAAGTTTATAGGATAAAACCAAGTGTTTTCGATTATGATTCTATTGACGAAAAGAACATTGGCAAGGACAGGGTAAAGAAAGCTATAATATTGTCTCTAAAGAGAAATTCAGTTCTTATGCTTGCTTACTTATGTGATTCCGTTTCCCTTTCTGGTTATGAGTTTAAACCAGTAATAGAAGGAAATGAAATAAAGTTAGTAAATGACTTAAACGTTAAAAAAGAAGACGAAGCATGGGCAGACATAATATCTGATTACCTTTGTAAGAAAGTGAGATCGAAGGGTGAGAAAAAGAGATATCTTAGCTCTTTAAGGGATTTAGCAAAAGAGATCTATGGAAATAGTGCCTTTGCGGTGATTACGGATAAGGAATTGAATGATTTGTGGTCTATTGCTAGGAACAACCTAGGGTTTAATGAGGAAAAATTATACAAAGATATTAGGATGAAGGACCAGAATTCTGAGGATACGGAAACTAAAAAAGAAAAGGAAGAGAAAGATGTGACTATAAGGAATTTTATTGCCCATGCAGGACTTTTGAAAGATATAGTAAAGGTTAAGAAAGTAAGCGATAAAGAACTTGAGATCAGTTATGATGCAAACAGTGAAAATATAAAGACGTTAAGTGAAATATTAGACGTTGAATTAAATGAATTGTTAAATCGTAATTAA
- a CDS encoding cation:proton antiporter, which translates to MSISVISLLYIGIMLILAKLAEEALGRLNLVRFIGPIFVGIILGQGVLNVIKINAIISFITSLGIVFLLFLAGAEELGEGIKFNFKDVLSSDIELAIPIVAIGLTLYYLHEFSPLILIPLAMTSVGPLTRLLIDLNIAKERIGISIFYQSMINEIISVIIFALFYSNFRTSSIVGIVILVVIIFALGKSIARTLELIEKYIKVREIEFASIISLILIVGFIAELYDFNSAIIALFLGFLLRDYLKDRPHILERLHGFTYGFFEPLFFVSIGLYFVRISLNLLAVSAIVLVVVLGSKIISGFIASNFYGWDKIINSLGTSVKGGVDVSLLITALTAGLISPFAYSFSSLAIALSSLIVPLVFRFRYGKPKVQRKEKIYYAQEIGKVIKNKIVTKDDEILREAITKMTANGYRALVVVDEDDRPKGYISITQIIEIDPSEYETLKVGDLDKYDVNIMDEKSKVIDVIREFRRTEAPVIAVVDKDGRLTTVVYERELLRVLI; encoded by the coding sequence ATGAGTATTTCGGTAATAAGCTTACTCTACATAGGAATAATGTTGATTCTAGCTAAGTTGGCTGAAGAAGCTTTAGGTAGGCTTAACTTAGTCAGGTTTATTGGACCAATATTTGTGGGAATAATTTTGGGTCAAGGCGTACTTAACGTCATAAAGATCAACGCTATAATTTCCTTCATAACGTCTTTAGGGATTGTTTTTCTCCTATTTTTAGCTGGTGCTGAGGAATTAGGTGAGGGAATAAAGTTTAATTTTAAAGACGTGCTTTCTTCAGATATAGAATTAGCTATACCAATTGTTGCCATAGGTCTTACTTTATATTATTTGCATGAATTTTCTCCCTTAATTTTGATACCTTTGGCTATGACTAGCGTTGGACCATTGACTAGGTTATTAATAGATTTGAATATTGCAAAGGAAAGGATTGGAATTTCTATCTTTTATCAATCTATGATCAATGAAATAATTTCCGTAATAATATTTGCCTTATTTTATTCTAACTTTAGGACTTCCAGTATCGTTGGTATAGTCATACTAGTAGTAATAATATTTGCTTTGGGAAAGTCAATCGCTAGGACACTGGAGTTAATAGAAAAATACATTAAGGTAAGGGAAATAGAATTCGCTAGTATAATTTCTTTGATTTTGATAGTTGGATTTATAGCTGAATTGTATGATTTTAATTCTGCGATTATTGCACTCTTTTTGGGTTTCCTATTAAGGGATTATTTAAAGGATAGACCTCATATTCTTGAGAGATTACACGGTTTTACATATGGATTTTTTGAACCTTTATTTTTCGTTAGTATAGGCTTATATTTCGTGAGAATTAGCTTAAACTTACTTGCAGTCTCAGCGATTGTTCTAGTAGTAGTTTTAGGATCTAAAATTATATCAGGTTTTATCGCTTCAAATTTTTACGGTTGGGATAAAATAATAAATTCATTAGGTACTTCTGTAAAGGGTGGAGTTGACGTATCTTTACTCATAACTGCATTGACTGCTGGTTTGATTTCACCCTTTGCTTACTCTTTTTCTTCTCTAGCAATTGCTTTATCATCCTTGATTGTCCCTTTGGTTTTTAGATTTAGGTATGGGAAGCCTAAGGTTCAAAGGAAGGAGAAGATATACTATGCACAAGAAATAGGAAAAGTTATTAAGAATAAAATTGTGACTAAAGATGACGAAATTCTAAGAGAAGCCATAACTAAAATGACTGCTAATGGATATAGAGCGTTGGTAGTTGTTGATGAAGATGATAGACCTAAAGGATATATTTCCATTACTCAAATTATAGAAATTGATCCTTCAGAGTATGAGACTCTTAAGGTTGGGGATTTAGATAAATACGATGTTAACATAATGGATGAGAAGTCAAAAGTGATTGACGTAATAAGGGAATTCAGAAGGACTGAAGCTCCAGTAATTGCTGTGGTAGATAAAGATGGTAGATTAACCACAGTAGTTTATGAGAGAGAATTATTGAGAGTGCTTATTTGA
- a CDS encoding DoxD domain-containing protein, producing the protein MSQVTVDQTQKFLPILRVTLGWMFFSAFVRRAINVPAKLDPNSSQYVGGKLITFLPHAWAPIRGMLESILLNPAQLYDFIILFTALEAIFGLFMIVGFLTRLSGLVLAGLAWGIGLAAGWLGSTCVDEWQIASVEGAAAFMFVFTGSRWLSIDSLLSKKSKGIRIGKYHIPLW; encoded by the coding sequence ATGTCCCAAGTCACAGTAGATCAAACTCAAAAATTCCTCCCAATTCTCAGAGTTACATTAGGGTGGATGTTCTTCTCCGCTTTCGTTAGAAGGGCTATTAACGTACCTGCAAAACTAGATCCCAATAGTAGCCAATACGTGGGTGGAAAGCTCATAACTTTCCTACCTCATGCATGGGCACCAATAAGAGGTATGTTAGAAAGTATTCTACTAAATCCCGCTCAGTTATACGATTTTATAATATTATTTACTGCATTGGAGGCGATCTTTGGACTATTTATGATAGTTGGATTTCTAACTAGGCTATCTGGATTAGTATTAGCGGGATTAGCGTGGGGAATAGGTTTAGCGGCGGGATGGCTAGGTTCGACATGTGTAGATGAATGGCAGATAGCTTCAGTGGAAGGTGCTGCAGCATTTATGTTCGTATTTACAGGGAGTAGATGGCTTTCAATAGACTCCCTCCTATCTAAGAAGTCCAAGGGAATAAGAATTGGAAAATATCACATCCCATTATGGTGA
- a CDS encoding ATP-binding protein, which produces MDSDVIDHVSLEPFSLNIIFGPRQVGKTTAVILLIEYLLKKIENPKSIFYFSCDKLADYKELDQVLEEYLKVKKRENIRTSYIILDEITFPKEWYRSIKYRIDKGDFKNDVIILTIYES; this is translated from the coding sequence ATGGATTCAGACGTCATAGATCACGTTTCATTAGAACCCTTCTCTTTAAACATTATTTTTGGTCCTAGACAGGTTGGAAAAACTACTGCTGTAATACTCCTTATTGAGTACCTTCTGAAAAAGATCGAAAATCCTAAATCAATCTTTTACTTCTCATGTGATAAATTAGCAGATTATAAAGAACTGGATCAAGTTCTTGAAGAATACTTAAAAGTTAAGAAAAGGGAAAACATAAGAACATCTTACATTATCCTTGATGAAATAACTTTTCCTAAGGAATGGTATAGGTCAATAAAGTATAGGATAGACAAGGGAGACTTCAAAAACGATGTTATTATTCTCACTATCTATGAAAGCTAA
- a CDS encoding DUF4322 domain-containing protein gives MNQILPTRDPTHQVIIKEITNKTLTSLDFKGKNGEKVKLTLVKASISNTSIRANLENVSDQTVRNYVKQQGLEVAEKILHKIQEIAKRKIKIKTIDISIDWTEIPYEGEKIEGVGGSKQGYAWKYAVATTKYRNKTLMLAFLPYTDLPKEDIVKTLVEQVISLGFRIRIIALDAGFYSNEVIDFVSQFKFIISVSRASIRKKYDGDYETNKGVRFRPVVVKRHGKYLRYGTNICTGSGSSLVKLYNKKRGFVESFFRNVKEFLPFTCSRSFVFRLVVFLLAVLIYTLYLIVRNKRFTLGLMRSLLILYLSLLSLERIDNEIYNRIEQYLENCYYGG, from the coding sequence ATGAACCAAATATTACCCACTAGAGACCCCACCCACCAAGTTATTATAAAAGAAATCACAAATAAAACCTTAACCTCCCTTGACTTCAAAGGAAAGAACGGAGAAAAAGTCAAACTAACACTAGTAAAAGCTAGTATATCGAACACATCAATACGAGCAAACCTAGAAAATGTATCAGACCAAACAGTGAGAAACTACGTAAAACAACAAGGACTAGAAGTAGCAGAAAAAATACTACACAAAATACAAGAAATAGCAAAAAGAAAAATCAAGATCAAAACAATAGACATAAGCATAGACTGGACAGAAATACCCTATGAAGGCGAAAAAATAGAAGGAGTAGGAGGAAGCAAACAAGGTTACGCGTGGAAATACGCAGTAGCAACAACAAAATACAGAAACAAAACCCTTATGCTAGCATTCCTCCCCTACACAGACCTACCAAAAGAAGATATAGTGAAAACCCTTGTGGAACAAGTAATAAGCCTGGGATTTAGGATAAGAATAATAGCCCTTGACGCTGGATTTTACTCAAATGAGGTTATTGATTTCGTTTCTCAATTCAAGTTTATCATTAGCGTGTCAAGGGCTAGTATTAGGAAGAAGTATGATGGTGATTATGAGACTAATAAGGGGGTTAGGTTTAGGCCTGTTGTTGTAAAAAGGCACGGTAAGTATTTGCGTTATGGTACGAATATTTGTACTGGTAGTGGTTCAAGTTTGGTTAAGCTTTATAACAAGAAGAGGGGTTTTGTTGAGAGTTTCTTTAGGAATGTGAAAGAGTTCTTGCCTTTCACTTGTTCTAGAAGTTTTGTTTTTAGATTAGTGGTTTTTCTCTTGGCTGTCTTGATTTACACGTTGTATTTGATTGTGAGGAACAAGAGGTTTACTTTGGGTTTGATGAGGAGTTTGTTGATTTTATATCTTTCATTACTTTCCTTGGAAAGGATAGATAATGAGATTTATAATAGAATTGAACAATATTTAGAAAATTGTTATTATGGGGGGTGA
- a CDS encoding DUF4143 domain-containing protein, with product MKAKREVESFPGRRGRGKTLIMYPLPFSKFVELFGMKIPKGDVDYAMSKALDYIQYRQKLTELLDVYLLIGGFPNAIRDYFTTGKVNKSTISDFISSLILDVNKLKRSESLFKLTIKAIIERTTSEFSYHTIAKQGIGSVKSAISYVSILEKLFLLKTILAIDPNTGSPIPRKEKKFYFVDPFIYRAFAEWAFANLPNENELIEAVVVSHLSRIFPLFYLKRNGEVDIVIRQGEKFRGFEVKYGKAVRRKYIGKIKNITFLSKEEIGENVIPIPLFLALLDIPQSVEMMEIV from the coding sequence ATGAAAGCTAAGAGAGAGGTGGAAAGCTTTCCGGGAAGAAGAGGAAGGGGAAAAACGTTGATTATGTATCCCTTACCTTTTTCTAAGTTCGTAGAACTGTTTGGGATGAAAATTCCTAAAGGTGATGTAGATTATGCAATGAGCAAAGCGTTAGACTATATTCAGTATAGGCAAAAGCTCACGGAGTTACTTGACGTGTATTTATTAATCGGTGGTTTTCCTAATGCTATAAGAGATTATTTTACGACGGGAAAAGTAAATAAAAGTACGATCTCAGATTTTATTTCAAGTTTAATTCTTGATGTAAATAAGCTAAAGAGGAGTGAAAGTTTGTTCAAACTTACAATTAAGGCAATAATTGAAAGAACTACAAGTGAATTTAGTTATCATACAATTGCTAAGCAGGGTATCGGAAGTGTTAAGTCTGCAATTAGTTATGTCTCTATCTTAGAAAAATTATTTCTCTTAAAGACAATTCTCGCTATTGATCCCAATACTGGATCACCAATTCCTAGAAAAGAGAAGAAGTTTTACTTTGTTGATCCTTTCATTTATAGAGCTTTTGCCGAATGGGCTTTCGCTAACTTACCCAATGAAAATGAGCTAATTGAGGCTGTAGTCGTTTCTCATTTATCGAGGATATTTCCTTTATTCTATTTGAAGAGAAATGGTGAAGTTGATATTGTGATAAGACAAGGGGAGAAATTTAGGGGATTTGAGGTTAAGTATGGTAAAGCAGTTAGAAGGAAGTATATAGGAAAAATTAAGAATATAACTTTCCTTTCTAAGGAGGAGATTGGTGAAAACGTAATACCAATCCCTTTATTCTTAGCATTACTCGATATTCCACAAAGTGTAGAGATGATGGAAATAGTGTGA
- a CDS encoding glycosyltransferase family 2 protein, which translates to MYFSVIIPTLNSAKHISSAIKSAISQKAEVIVVDSYSTDGTDKIAKEEGATVLQIKGTRLKARIEGAKIASAEYIINLDSDMILVEGILQKIPKAEAIALGEITIGNGITAKLMKIDRKIIQEKYQENLKIEGGVIPRVYRRDILLEAYRKIPERLLSLQAFEDSLIYYLSGVKDVKFVKDAVYHIEDDPLPNFLKKWYKYGKNAKLLKGTEFEFLVKRGRPGTSAKEKIELLPIMLAKGIPFALGYYL; encoded by the coding sequence GTGTACTTTTCAGTAATAATACCGACACTAAACTCAGCAAAACATATCTCCTCAGCGATAAAGTCAGCAATATCCCAAAAGGCAGAAGTAATTGTAGTAGACTCATACTCAACAGACGGAACGGACAAAATAGCAAAAGAAGAGGGAGCGACAGTCCTACAAATAAAGGGGACCAGACTAAAAGCCAGAATAGAAGGAGCAAAAATAGCCTCAGCAGAATACATAATTAACCTAGACTCAGACATGATATTAGTAGAAGGAATATTACAAAAAATACCAAAAGCAGAAGCAATAGCATTAGGAGAAATAACAATAGGAAACGGAATAACAGCCAAATTAATGAAAATAGACAGAAAAATAATACAAGAAAAATACCAAGAAAACCTAAAAATAGAAGGAGGAGTAATCCCAAGAGTATACAGAAGGGATATCCTATTAGAAGCTTATAGAAAAATCCCAGAAAGACTTCTCAGTTTACAAGCCTTTGAAGACTCGCTCATTTACTACTTATCCGGAGTAAAAGACGTAAAATTCGTAAAAGACGCAGTATATCACATAGAAGATGACCCTCTTCCGAATTTTCTAAAAAAATGGTATAAATATGGGAAAAACGCTAAACTACTTAAAGGAACAGAATTCGAGTTTCTAGTAAAGAGAGGAAGACCGGGAACATCCGCGAAAGAGAAGATAGAATTACTTCCAATAATGTTAGCAAAAGGAATACCTTTCGCATTAGGATATTATCTGTGA
- a CDS encoding DEAD/DEAH box helicase produces the protein MTISDFSKLIKEKLGVEIYAYQKYISEELEKMMNEKRFIIVSMPTGSGKTLVELYVAYYLSNKVDRIIIIEPTRLLCDQMYHRFWKRVFGNDAGMEYEGNCESFEQGKKIIVSTPFTAAKCLDYADSIIIDEVHHAFGDARYQDFIVNLEPKYLIGFTALLPSYKKYLVDLRLVKVLGEPEYLAYDFKALSQIDPTFKLPKAIADIFDSEFNSLEDSVYEAFFKGNIKGNKETVKFLELTLYTYGKEAFCESYRRLMGKVEESPYIDSLCDSKELSHKARALRSVLNVYKVEEFKPVLIFTSRKSTAFEFEKAISDLGKVKVLTGDSSRYERLKVVQSLRKGEIDILISTLVGEEGIDIPEAKLLIMTDVPQSPLRFYQRLGRLIRGKENNNEDSSSSPTPIKYLVVTLTPKTAEYDNLDEALRNLYLEGVDVSYIVEKREDKGPVARIVEIINKSGGQILINQIDDTKKKINPSLLSLLNENESKSHLDEYVDRTLRDGKAMYYYDYTMLGKVIAQILMGSYCNIGYGEEYMKLCNDEFKKVGEMLLKRKGNIKLDKKTSLRPFMKLFLSSNLNEVIESLNKKKEEFEKELEGKEYRVSIKLSKLSKGMTSQMAISASLNSVTVNPIIQINYYDLTEEKLIRLNSLVIAYSGLVEFYKKFSL, from the coding sequence GTGACAATTAGCGACTTCAGTAAGCTTATTAAGGAAAAACTTGGAGTTGAAATTTACGCATACCAAAAGTACATTAGTGAAGAACTGGAAAAAATGATGAATGAAAAACGATTTATAATAGTATCAATGCCCACAGGTAGTGGAAAAACGCTAGTTGAACTATACGTTGCTTATTATCTTTCAAATAAAGTGGATAGGATAATAATTATAGAACCTACGAGATTACTTTGTGATCAAATGTATCATAGATTCTGGAAGCGAGTTTTCGGCAATGATGCGGGAATGGAATATGAGGGAAATTGCGAATCCTTCGAGCAAGGTAAGAAAATAATAGTTTCAACCCCATTTACAGCTGCTAAATGTTTGGACTATGCAGATTCTATAATAATTGATGAAGTTCATCATGCCTTTGGAGATGCAAGATATCAAGATTTTATAGTTAATTTAGAACCTAAATACCTTATAGGATTTACAGCCTTATTACCATCTTATAAAAAGTACTTAGTAGACTTACGGCTAGTCAAGGTTTTAGGGGAGCCTGAATATTTAGCCTATGATTTCAAAGCGTTATCGCAAATAGATCCTACTTTTAAACTTCCAAAAGCAATAGCAGATATCTTTGACTCTGAATTCAATAGCCTAGAAGACTCCGTATATGAAGCCTTCTTTAAAGGAAATATAAAGGGAAATAAGGAGACTGTTAAATTCCTAGAGTTAACACTTTACACCTACGGTAAGGAAGCTTTTTGCGAAAGTTATAGACGATTAATGGGAAAGGTGGAGGAAAGTCCCTATATAGATTCACTTTGTGATTCTAAGGAGTTAAGCCATAAGGCTAGAGCCTTGAGGAGCGTTTTAAACGTATACAAAGTTGAGGAGTTTAAGCCAGTCTTAATATTCACATCTAGGAAGTCTACTGCATTTGAGTTCGAAAAAGCCATTTCTGATTTGGGGAAAGTGAAAGTACTAACTGGAGACTCTTCAAGGTATGAAAGATTAAAAGTAGTTCAAAGTTTAAGGAAAGGCGAAATTGATATTCTGATCTCAACATTAGTTGGAGAGGAAGGGATTGACATTCCAGAAGCAAAACTATTGATAATGACTGATGTACCTCAAAGTCCTTTAAGGTTTTATCAGAGATTGGGAAGGTTAATCAGAGGTAAAGAGAATAATAATGAGGACTCGTCATCCTCTCCTACTCCTATAAAGTATCTAGTTGTTACACTAACTCCTAAGACCGCGGAATATGACAATTTAGATGAGGCTCTGAGGAATTTATATCTTGAAGGAGTTGATGTAAGCTATATCGTGGAGAAGAGAGAAGATAAAGGTCCAGTTGCTAGAATAGTTGAGATTATAAATAAAAGTGGTGGACAGATTTTAATTAATCAGATCGATGATACTAAAAAGAAAATTAACCCGTCTCTGCTTTCATTACTGAATGAAAATGAAAGTAAATCACATCTTGACGAATATGTGGATAGGACTCTAAGAGATGGAAAGGCCATGTACTATTACGATTATACCATGTTGGGTAAAGTAATTGCCCAGATACTAATGGGAAGCTATTGTAATATAGGTTATGGAGAGGAGTACATGAAATTATGTAATGATGAATTCAAAAAGGTTGGGGAAATGCTACTAAAGAGAAAAGGGAATATAAAGTTAGATAAGAAAACTTCGCTAAGACCTTTCATGAAGCTGTTCTTATCTTCAAATTTAAATGAGGTCATAGAGTCGTTAAATAAGAAAAAGGAGGAGTTTGAAAAAGAATTAGAGGGTAAGGAGTACAGAGTAAGCATAAAGTTAAGTAAGCTGAGTAAAGGAATGACTTCTCAGATGGCAATTTCTGCGAGTCTCAACTCTGTTACAGTAAATCCTATTATTCAAATAAATTATTACGATCTAACAGAGGAGAAGTTAATAAGGCTAAACTCGTTAGTGATCGCTTATAGCGGGTTAGTAGAATTTTATAAAAAATTCTCTTTATAA
- a CDS encoding TQO small subunit DoxA domain-containing protein: MNGKAISLIAIIMMLLATGVTFGLYQINFQGFGKLTNYSKTPAYSLIGTKLYENGTLFLQISRTAGPDTYGGFVVLVQVLYPNGTVLYQWTGQQLGNIPANDIKNEFPLHPSQPIKIGNYGVGIMVPLGQNSTIILQIPHQVPPGIYIVKVWDADGQSSAYGMKFQVTVKVK; this comes from the coding sequence ATGAATGGCAAAGCTATAAGCTTAATTGCAATTATTATGATGTTATTAGCGACTGGTGTGACATTTGGCCTTTATCAAATTAACTTTCAAGGATTTGGCAAACTGACCAACTACTCTAAAACTCCTGCTTACTCTCTTATAGGTACTAAACTTTATGAAAATGGTACATTATTCTTGCAGATATCAAGAACAGCAGGACCAGATACTTATGGCGGATTTGTCGTTTTAGTTCAAGTGCTATATCCTAATGGTACAGTATTATATCAGTGGACTGGCCAACAATTGGGCAATATACCAGCTAACGATATAAAGAACGAATTTCCATTACATCCTTCTCAACCAATTAAGATAGGAAATTACGGAGTCGGTATAATGGTACCATTAGGACAGAACTCTACTATAATATTACAAATACCGCATCAAGTCCCACCTGGAATCTACATTGTAAAAGTGTGGGATGCTGATGGCCAATCTTCAGCTTATGGAATGAAGTTCCAAGTTACCGTTAAAGTGAAATAA